A segment of the Salvelinus namaycush isolate Seneca chromosome 3, SaNama_1.0, whole genome shotgun sequence genome:
TGTCTGTAGCTGGTATCTGAAGCTGGTAGAGAtttcatggcattctgccagcaGGTGAGGCCTGACTAGAACTGTAAACTGGGCAGATCAGAGCCCTGATTCGTATTTCCAGCACAGGATATACACTTTCTGTTTCCTTAAGCCAACGGACGTGCTATCAGATAATGTTTACATGTAAATAGAGAGGGTAGATCCAATCTGTGATTACCATGATAGAATTGTGCCTGTGGCTTACTGTGTCTGCAGAATAATATATCCAATTTAGTATTATGGTCAGAAGTTTGTTTTTTATTACATCAAATGAAATAAGTTATTGGGGGAAAAAAATGTTTGGTTCAGAGAATAGTTGGTGTAGTGAAAGGCCCAATTGTTTTTTGTGAGTCATAAGTTAGTGAGTAAGCAAAAGTACTGTGACATAATATGGTAAAtactatgttttttttttaaattttttttttttttttttttttacaacttgtTATTATGCACGGGTTGTTCAAATAGTAGGCCCTTGTTTCCGGTGTTTCAGCAGATTTCCCTTCTGGAACAATGCAGCTTCCCTAGTGAGTGAGCCTCAAAACAATGAGAGAACAAACTGTGCAGCAACAGCATTCTCTGGCTTGTAGTACTCCGGGCTCTGCAGTACATAACTAGCTACAAAACACAGGTTGAAATCTAGCTCTAAACTACACATCAATGGACATTATAAGGGTATTGACTTTGGTTGTGTCTGGACAGAACAGCTGGTAGCCTGGCAGTGACATCATAGTGGTTGGATATGCATTCCATTTTTAATTGAAATTATACTAATTCGCCAGCACTCCCAAAACGAGCGTCTGTACGTCTGGCAGTTTGGAAGAAGACTTGGCTCCATTGTTGAGTTAATCAAATAGACCTTCACAGTATGAAGGAATGAGTCTGAATATCCAGCTGGTCAGAGAGTGGGAAAGTGTCATTGTGTGTCTGTAGGTggcctgttctctgtcctgtagtccacactccAGTGACTTTAGTGCTGTGCCAAAGGCTAAAGGGAAGGGAGAACGAGACATGGTTgagtgaggggggggggtggagtaGGTGGTTGTTGATGGAGGGAGTTGAGATGAGTGGAGGGGAGTGCAGTCCGTGCCCTTCCTTCCCGGGGATCTTGAGACAGCCAGCCAGGCACCATGCTCTGCTCAGACTGGGCTGTGCCAGGCCTTTCTTTAGTGGAGAGGAGTGCTGTCGTCCCCAGCCCTCATCTCATTTGTGGTTCAGATAGTCATCATTAAAAAAAATGGTTTATTCTCCTCACGGGGCAGGACTTGTTATTTATGAAATTATGGGGGTAAATTAATTAGTATTCCATTTGAGTGACTTCTTTAATGTTTCAGTTAAGACAAAAGCCATTTAGCCCTTTGGAGACTTCTCTTTAGTTAACTGCTGCAGCTGTATGCAAATACCAGCAAACATAGTTAGAATTTACCCAGCGGAGGACTTTAACCAGCATGAAAACACCCGGCATTGTTCTATTGAAGAGGGACAGCGTATGGggtggtgagagagggggggaacgGGGGATGGGTAGAAGCTTGAAGTGGGGGTGAATGACCACACACAGATTTCAATTTACAAATCAGCAGTGagaccccccccacccctctccatCAGCCCCTCTCGACCCCTTTCTGTCAGTACccaggcagctctggcagctgcCTCAGTGATTAGGCTGTCCATTCAGCGGGACTTAAAGCCAACAGCGCCAGCCTCTGATCCCTTTACCAGTGAAACCACCACCCTTCCTTAAACAAACACAGGCCCAGGGCCTTGCAGCATCCATCGCACAACATCTGCTCCCAGTTTGTTGTGCAAACCAATCAGATAAAGCTTTGGCACCGATGGAAGATAGTGCTGAACTGTAGAAATGGGAGGGGAGTTATTAGAAAAGTGAATGTCTTTGCCTTATCGCCCTGTGGCATGAACTCAGCCAGCCCCACTGTTAAGATACAGATCTGATGGCTGTTGCTGCTCAACAGTCAGTGGCAGCAAGCAATTAGTGGGAATGTGGGGTTGGTTCAGTTGTCATAAACTGTTGGGAGGTCGCGAGCAGCGAGGAAGGAGTGAGTGGGCGCTGCTACCTGGCGTGTTGGGGCACGCGGCGGAGATAAGGCAGGTGCTGTCTCTCAAGAGGGGAAGCGTAAACGGGCAacggtagacacacacacaaacaggcaacGGCAGACACAAACAGGCCATGGGGGCCCTTTCATcagccctgtctgtctgactgagggAGGGCTGCCTAGCACCTGCTAAGCCCTACCCACCATAAAACAACTCCTAATCCCTACCTGCTCTTTTAAGTGTGCCACTGAGGCTGCCTTTTAACTAAACACCAGCCTGCAGTATTCTAACCTTGACAGCTTTATTCTTTGGCTACTAAGACCTTACTCTGTGTCACACAGGTGGTGCTGAAATTATCATTGGTGATGTCCCCATTGATATCTATATGATGGCCATCGATTTATATTTGTATTTCTAGTCAACATGTTGGAGTTAGGGAGTGGGTGCAGATCCAGAATGGAATTGGGTCTTAATGGTGTTGGGGGGGGAGGGATGGTTGCCTCCCTCTTTGTTCTATGTCTGGGATACTTTTGGGGGGCCTGCACAGTTGCCATGGAGAAAGGGGAACCTTGCATAAGAGGCCTTTATTAGAGTGGAGGTTGTTTAACTCCATGTGTTCTCCACATGCATAAATGACTGCTGCTAGATGGTCATCACACTGAATTAGATGTATGGTGAACAAGGACATCAGACATACTGTATTTTGGACTCCAGTTGATTCTTGTGCCACCACTTGTTCTGTGAGGGGCTTTGATTTCACGGATTTCCACTCCCACAATGTGATCTGATGTGTTTTCCCTCCTTTTCAGACATACATCTTCACAGACGGAGAAGATGAGGAGCTGAAGAAGAAAGTTGGTGAGTTTTGGATTTTTTAGAAGCATTTTAGTTCTCATTTTATATTTATCTTAACCTGAACAGTAGCTGGAATTAGTTTATCATTAAACGTCCAGATTTGATAGTGAGAAACCAAGCCCCTATTTTAATCCCCATGGAATGTGTTGCTTTGAGCTCCTGGGGCATGTAGTCTTAGTGGCAGATGCCGTTAAGGCTCTAACGACACTATAGTTACAATTACTTGCATTAACTAGCTAGTAAGGTACTAGTTTGTAACTCACCATCTCCTCCCTCATTGTTCCTACAGGGAGTCACGCCATCAACACCAACTGTTCAGCAGCACACAGCCGCCAAGCTCTATCCTGCAAGATGGCTGTGGAGTATGACAAGTTCATTGAGTCTGGGAAAAAGTAAGTGTCTATCTAAAGTGATGAATTTACCCAGGCTGTATATCATTCTAGATTTGATAGTGATTATTGTTCTAATTTAAATATTGTAACGCTTTAACAATGTTTTCCCCTCTTAGGTGGTTTTGTCACGTGGATGATGATAACTACGTTAACATGAGGACTCTAGTGAAGCTGCTGTCCCACTACCCCCACACCCAGGACATGTACATTGGCAAGCCCAGCCTGGACCGGCCCATCGAGGCCACAGAGAGGCTAGGAGACAACAAGATGGTAGGTGGACTTAGCCCTCCTGGCCTATGACAACTTTTCAATTGGTTATTAAAAGTTTGAAATGCTTCAGAAAGGTTGCATAACAACAACCTAACATGCTCGCcgtctcttttttttcttccagaGACCAGTAAACTTCTGGTTTGCTACTGGGGGAGCCGGCTTCTGTGTGAGTCGAGGCCTGGCTTTGAAGATGAGCCCATGGGCCAGTGGCGGCCATTTTATGAACACGGCAGAGAAGATTCGTCTGCCTGACGACTGCACCATCGGCTACATCATTGAGTCGGTGCTGGGGGTGCCTCTGACCCGCAGCAACTTCTTCCACTCCCATCTGGAGAACCTGCAACAGGTGTCCAGATCTGAACTTCACAAACAGGTGAGATGTGAACGTGTGTCCGTCCGTCGTTTCACTGTGAGAAAAGAGTTTCATTATTTATCAGAACTTATTGGGCAGGGTTGCTTATTTCTTTCCCATATTTGCTTATTCCAGATCACATTGAGTTATGGAATGTTTGAGAACAAGAGGAACATCATCAATATGAAAGGGGCTTTCCCTGTGGAGGAAGACCCATCAAGGTGAGACATTACACTCTGCATGACTAATACACAAATGGCAATCCTACTCTACTTGAACTATCTTGACTGTAAAGAGGGTATATCTTTTTTCTCTGTTAATCTAACCtccatgtctctttctctccttgtGTTCCAGGTTTAAGTCTGTGCACTGTTTGCTGTACCCAGACACCCCTTGGTGCCCGCTTCAGGTTGCCTACTAGGTGACCGGCTCCTTTGGTATCCTCGTCCCCGCCGTGCCTCGGTATCTGAAAGGCTGGTGGGGACCCATGTTTGGTATCGGACTGTGATGTCACTGTATTTTTGTTTCAGTGGCACACGGACTCTGATAGTTTTACTGGGCTGCTGTGCGGCCCCCCTTGGAACATTTCCTTCCTGTGTGGTGTCTTGGCTTCCTCCCCTGGCATAGGGGCAGAGGAGCCAGGCAGGCACTTAGTGGGAAGGAGCTTAAAGCATTATGGCTTTGCAGGCAATCAGTGCGTTGTGTTTTAAATGTTGCTTGTAAATGTATTTGCAATTCTTATAGAATGTACTACTTATATATCCAAGCCTTTTGCCAGCTTTACGTGAttaatttgttgaatttccaTTGAATTGTTTGCTTTATTGTTCAATTTCTTTTTGTTTCTTCTGGGTTTTGGAAGCCATTCAAGGTGATCCTTTTAGGTTCTATAGAGATAATCAGACGGTCAGAATTTCTGAGATTGTGGAGGAAATGGTTTTCATTTGGGGATTTTTGGTTGTGGTTAATTTTTTTGTTCATTTCAGAAGACTCCGGACAAAAACAATAATATGAAGATATTTTGGTGCTTTTTGTTAATGATTTGTCAGTGTTATTACTAATATATGATTTGAGCTGGCAGAAGGCAGTTTTCCAAATGTGCCGTCAGGTTATAAAATCTGAGGTACATCAGGAATAAGCACTTTCTCCCTTATTGATAGTTTTAAATGAACGAATTGACAGAATTGACATCCCTAGATATGTTTCACAGCTGTGTCAAAACCAACGGATGTAATGACAACCCCAAAAATATCAATATCTCTAGATTTGATTGTATTTAATAACATTCCTTGCATTTGATAGAATCAGGGAAAATAAAATACAGCAAAGATGTTTTTTCTGTTACAATCAACTGTTGATTTGTTTGAAGATGGTCTTGTTTAAAAATTGCACAGCTGGGTTTCAAATGAACTTTTGCTTGCTCTTGTGAAGTAGCTAAATTACCTCCAACTCTTCCACTGAGAGTTTATATTTACCTTTTTAGATTACCATCAACACATGTAATACTCTCTGATACTTTTTGCACAAAATGGATTGATGGAGAGCCATGTACACTAGTCTAACTTATTCCTCAGTGAGTATGCGGGTTGGTTTTGTATTGAGCTTTGCAAGAGCAACACCAGTGTTTACACACACAGAGGTGTTCATCCTCTGTAAACGACCCATATTGGGTAGAATTGTATATGTTAATTATAAAGCAGTATTTGTGTACTGTGCATTTTTGTTGAAATGCTAAATGTGTATATTGAGGATTAGAATGTAAAGGATTTTGATGACCTGTACATGTTTTTTACTGCTTGTTGTAACTGCGCTAAATGGCTGTTATTTATCCTCCAGTATCTGGATGGTTCTAATGTTTGCTTCTCAGGGATTATGATCAAATCCTGATGTTATTACCATAGGAACCACTGTGGTGCCTGAACATGACGCTTTGAAATAAAGTTGGATAACCGCTGAGAAACAATCTGTGTTTCGTATTTTTTCTATGACATTCCATTCATAGTATGAGATTACAGATCTACTTCTACATAAAGATTAGAATGGAATAAACCATCCTTTTTTACAGATAGTGTGTGTGAACAAAATATCAGCTTATTCAATCATGTCATTATTCAGAAGGGATGACATGGGGTGTCATAACTTGCCATGATTTTatatgtaactgtctgttagagGGCACACCCAGGCATGACGATTTAAAAACTATCATTGTGAACTCTGTCATCTCTCTCAACCATGCCAAAGAAAAGGGCGAAATGGTAATGCCCAAATGCTTATGTACTCTGTCTAAAGCTCTGTGCTCGTCTCACTAAAGCATTTAGGCAAAAAACCTCCCAGTGAGTCTGAATGTTGGCCGAGGCCCAGGGTGTAAATTATAATGCTAATTGGACGCACTTAAAAGCCACAACTCAGACTTTATTTATTAGTCTACAACACTGGGTATGGGAAAGGATTGCAAGAAAATAAACAGAGAACCGCAATTCTCCATGTGTCACAATCCTAATTCCACTGACATTGTGATCAGACGTGACATTTGTGTGTCTGACAGACACATTTGTGTGTCTGACAGCCACTGCTTTTCTTCAGACACAATTCTATAAGACGGAGGAAATCAGTCATCATACAGTGTGACAGAGCCTTGGGAAAACAGTTTGGCAATGATGAATTGTGGGTAACGCATTGTGTATCCCATATTGTACCCCTCTTACTGTAAATAAACAGTAGCCCTGCCTGATCTGAAAGATACTAGACCCAACAACGTCCATCACTCAACCAATGCAGTCTCACCTATAACATAGCGCAGAAAAGCTTCTCAGAACTTTTCATCCCTCTAGGTTTTGAAATGACTGACCAAGGTAA
Coding sequences within it:
- the LOC120044539 gene encoding beta-1,3-N-acetylglucosaminyltransferase lunatic fringe-like — its product is MSKSYGKKTVVSITSAVFTCLMLLLVVAQHQRVQVDEVPNQREMGTRSLQSMDTVATDGVKADQQQVNSEAQAKKGFSAYFSKLTRGRREADKPAGSAQSATDASPAEDISADDIFIAVKTTKKFHQSRLNLLLDTWISRNMQQTYIFTDGEDEELKKKVGSHAINTNCSAAHSRQALSCKMAVEYDKFIESGKKWFCHVDDDNYVNMRTLVKLLSHYPHTQDMYIGKPSLDRPIEATERLGDNKMRPVNFWFATGGAGFCVSRGLALKMSPWASGGHFMNTAEKIRLPDDCTIGYIIESVLGVPLTRSNFFHSHLENLQQVSRSELHKQITLSYGMFENKRNIINMKGAFPVEEDPSRFKSVHCLLYPDTPWCPLQVAY